A window of the Cytophagaceae bacterium genome harbors these coding sequences:
- a CDS encoding acyltransferase encodes MKIRHHFLDWVRVLAFLLLILYHTGMFFNTWGFHLKNPVTSSDFEIWMSLVNPWRLSLLFFVSGAGVSFATRNRTFGAFAKERITRLLIPLLFGIFVIVPPQIYIERLVSEGYTGTYLSFYSKVFEFIPYPKGNFSWHHLWFVVYLLVFSLIAIPLFKVLKSKQLLTSKWSTALIILPLSLSYLFLRDKWPTTHNLVSDWFNFTFSFLIFIIGYIFGNQEDIWNRLEKKRFLNLGTGIFLILFSVFYDAVFGPLSDKILWVKIFNSVFKITFIFCTILGIIGFAKHYLNFENEFIKYCNRAVYPFYILHQTVIIILGYYWLNWQVALLLKFTVMALSTLFICWVLYHFLIKNYKVSRLVFGVK; translated from the coding sequence ATGAAAATCAGGCACCATTTTCTGGATTGGGTAAGGGTTTTGGCCTTCCTGCTTTTGATTTTGTATCATACCGGCATGTTTTTTAATACCTGGGGTTTTCACCTCAAAAATCCGGTCACGTCTTCCGATTTTGAAATATGGATGTCACTCGTGAACCCCTGGCGGCTGTCGCTTTTGTTTTTTGTCTCGGGAGCAGGGGTAAGTTTTGCAACCCGAAACCGTACCTTCGGAGCTTTTGCCAAAGAAAGAATAACCAGGCTTTTGATACCACTACTTTTTGGAATCTTCGTGATTGTACCACCACAAATTTATATTGAGCGACTGGTATCCGAAGGCTATACGGGCACTTACCTCAGTTTTTATTCCAAAGTTTTTGAATTTATTCCATATCCCAAAGGCAACTTCAGCTGGCATCATTTGTGGTTCGTGGTCTATTTGCTGGTATTTTCACTAATAGCTATTCCACTGTTTAAAGTTTTAAAATCAAAACAGCTGCTTACTTCAAAATGGTCCACTGCCCTCATAATTTTGCCTTTGTCTTTAAGCTATTTGTTTTTAAGAGATAAGTGGCCCACAACCCATAACCTCGTTTCCGACTGGTTCAATTTCACTTTCTCATTTTTGATTTTCATTATTGGTTATATATTTGGCAATCAGGAAGATATCTGGAACAGATTGGAGAAGAAAAGATTCCTGAATCTGGGTACAGGCATTTTTCTTATTTTGTTTAGTGTATTTTATGATGCCGTCTTTGGGCCATTGTCAGATAAAATCCTCTGGGTAAAGATTTTCAATTCGGTTTTTAAAATTACTTTTATTTTCTGCACTATTCTGGGGATCATTGGCTTTGCCAAACATTATTTGAACTTCGAAAATGAATTTATCAAATACTGCAACAGAGCCGTATATCCCTTTTATATTTTACACCAAACCGTCATTATTATTTTGGGATATTACTGGCTTAACTGGCAGGTGGCGTTGCTCCTTAAGTTTACGGTCATGGCTTTGTCCACCTTGTTTATTTGTTGGGTTTTGTATCATTTTCTGATCAAAAACTACAAAGTCAGCCGGTTGGTCTTTGGGGTGAAATGA
- a CDS encoding YdeI/OmpD-associated family protein, with the protein MPEKETQVFYPESQVAWRKWLEENHKTEQAVWLVFYNKSSPRASISWSNAVDEALCFGWIDSKKIKIDPETSHQFFSKRKSKSTWSKINKDKVERLIEHGLMNEAGFLSIEIAKQNGSWTILDEVEELIIPADLEAEFSEKPNAMEFFLSLSKSVKKIILSWLVFARTTETRQKRIREIVDSAEQNQKPKHLR; encoded by the coding sequence ATGCCGGAAAAAGAAACCCAAGTGTTTTATCCTGAAAGTCAGGTTGCCTGGAGAAAATGGTTAGAAGAAAACCATAAAACAGAACAGGCGGTTTGGCTTGTTTTTTATAATAAATCCTCACCAAGAGCTTCAATTTCATGGAGTAATGCTGTTGATGAGGCACTTTGCTTTGGATGGATAGATAGCAAAAAAATAAAAATAGACCCGGAAACCTCGCATCAATTTTTCAGTAAAAGAAAATCTAAAAGCACCTGGTCAAAAATCAACAAAGACAAAGTGGAAAGACTTATTGAGCATGGCTTAATGAATGAAGCTGGTTTTTTAAGTATTGAAATTGCAAAACAAAATGGCTCCTGGACAATTCTGGATGAAGTTGAAGAATTAATCATACCTGCTGATCTTGAGGCTGAATTCTCCGAAAAACCCAATGCAATGGAATTCTTTTTGAGTTTAAGTAAATCTGTAAAGAAAATTATACTTTCCTGGCTTGTGTTTGCCAGAACCACTGAAACCAGACAGAAACGAATCAGGGAAATTGTTGATAGTGCTGAACAAAATCAAAAACCAAAACACTTGCGATAA
- a CDS encoding helix-turn-helix transcriptional regulator: MAKTENIYYSLAEMKDKYIGKTGTSDRDQYEYELRMDVLGKMIKTARQERNLTQEQLGELVGVQKSQISKLESSANSATIDTIIKVFKALKAEINFNVKLEQQMIKLA, translated from the coding sequence ATGGCAAAGACAGAAAATATATACTATTCACTTGCCGAAATGAAGGACAAGTACATTGGCAAAACAGGAACTTCCGACAGAGACCAATACGAATACGAACTTCGTATGGACGTTTTAGGAAAAATGATAAAAACGGCTCGACAAGAACGAAACCTGACACAAGAACAACTTGGTGAACTTGTAGGTGTGCAAAAATCACAAATTTCAAAGCTTGAAAGTAGTGCTAACAGTGCGACAATTGACACAATTATAAAAGTATTCAAAGCTTTAAAAGCAGAGATAAACTTCAATGTAAAACTTGAACAACAAATGATAAAATTAGCGTAG
- a CDS encoding restriction endonuclease subunit S: MENNLPESWELVKLVEQLNFLPTGVKEFDGTKKYYSTGSIQENEFTSEGEFTFMNRPSRANRVGQLGDVLQARMKGTDKGILVDEKLNGQLFSTGFLQVRPYSDTYNNKLLYFLIKSDLFLSQKNELATGSTQEALTDNGASEIEIPLPPLAEQQRIVSKLDGIMQKVESNKLRLDKIPKLLRRFRQSVLAAAVNNNGAEEITRNVCEEIQIGPFGTQLHRHEYISNGIPLINPTHIQGGEIVPDLDLTITKEKFKELPNYHLKAGDVIMGRRGEMARCALIGEKENGWLCGTGSLFFRPNLKKINSQYLYWVLSNSNTKAYLEGEAKGSTMSNLNLNIVRNIPLPLPSLEEQIKIVKQVENLFAFADKIEVRYTKAKTMLDKLPQSILAKAFRGELVTQNPNDEPASVLLARIKKEKDKISADKKGKKNKEYSIEEKPLKIAAEKEVKYKKAMV, translated from the coding sequence ATGGAGAATAATTTACCTGAAAGTTGGGAGTTGGTTAAACTTGTTGAGCAATTAAACTTTTTACCAACAGGAGTCAAAGAGTTTGACGGCACCAAAAAATATTATTCAACTGGAAGTATTCAAGAAAATGAATTTACTTCAGAAGGTGAATTTACTTTTATGAATCGACCTTCGCGAGCAAATAGAGTTGGACAACTTGGAGATGTACTACAAGCAAGAATGAAAGGGACGGATAAAGGTATTTTAGTTGATGAAAAATTGAATGGTCAATTATTTTCAACCGGTTTTTTACAAGTTCGTCCTTATTCTGATACTTACAATAATAAACTTCTATACTTTCTAATTAAGTCTGACTTATTTCTTTCCCAAAAAAATGAATTAGCAACAGGTTCAACACAGGAGGCTTTAACTGATAATGGTGCAAGCGAAATTGAAATTCCACTTCCGCCTCTTGCTGAGCAACAACGCATTGTATCAAAGTTAGATGGTATAATGCAAAAAGTTGAAAGTAATAAACTACGCTTAGATAAAATCCCAAAACTTCTCAGGCGTTTTCGTCAATCGGTTTTGGCTGCTGCGGTAAATAATAATGGTGCGGAAGAAATTACAAGAAATGTTTGCGAAGAAATTCAAATTGGTCCTTTTGGCACTCAATTACACAGACATGAATATATATCAAACGGAATTCCATTAATTAATCCAACACACATTCAAGGTGGTGAAATAGTGCCCGACTTAGACTTGACAATCACAAAAGAAAAATTCAAAGAACTCCCAAACTACCATCTTAAAGCAGGGGATGTAATTATGGGAAGAAGAGGAGAAATGGCAAGATGTGCATTAATTGGGGAAAAGGAAAATGGTTGGCTTTGTGGTACTGGTAGTTTATTTTTTCGTCCCAATCTCAAGAAAATAAACTCTCAATATTTGTATTGGGTTTTAAGTAACTCCAATACCAAAGCCTACCTTGAAGGTGAAGCAAAAGGCAGCACAATGAGTAATTTGAATTTAAACATAGTCCGAAACATTCCACTTCCTCTACCATCGCTGGAAGAGCAAATCAAAATTGTTAAACAGGTCGAAAATCTATTTGCTTTTGCTGATAAAATAGAAGTACGTTACACTAAAGCTAAAACTATGCTTGATAAATTGCCACAAAGCATTTTAGCAAAAGCATTTCGTGGTGAGTTGGTAACACAAAACCCAAATGATGAACCTGCAAGTGTACTGCTGGCGAGGATTAAAAAGGAGAAGGATAAAATTTCAGCAGATAAGAAAGGCAAAAAAAACAAAGAATACTCCATTGAGGAAAAACCTTTGAAAATTGCAGCAGAAAAAGAAGTAAAATATAAAAAGGCAATGGTGTAA
- a CDS encoding DUF4325 domain-containing protein encodes MIIKIADDYTKTPGVREEIEGDFPGEEFLKKLLLPKFKQALSEKKLLFIDLDDTAGYATSFLESAFGGLAREYRDHKIVLNNIDFKSEDDPFLIDDIKEYIKDANNK; translated from the coding sequence ATCATAATCAAAATCGCAGACGATTACACAAAAACGCCTGGTGTAAGGGAAGAAATTGAAGGAGACTTTCCTGGAGAAGAATTTTTGAAAAAGCTATTGCTTCCCAAATTCAAACAAGCATTGTCAGAAAAGAAATTGCTTTTTATTGACCTTGATGATACGGCAGGTTATGCAACTTCGTTTTTAGAATCTGCATTTGGTGGTTTGGCTCGTGAATATAGAGACCACAAAATTGTTTTAAACAATATTGATTTTAAAAGTGAGGACGACCCATTTTTAATTGACGATATTAAGGAATATATTAAAGACGCAAATAACAAATGA
- a CDS encoding dihydrofolate reductase family protein, giving the protein MSRPKVILQVTASIDGRISLMPNTTMFSPIDESLKPFTISDKDWKYFDEKVKSLHKIDCYLEGSNMLVAENDKLRELPEFPGDTKNLYKDYLPESIVRREGRITWTSVVDGRGRFRNGYKAYQDNPESYMLHLTSQSAPAEYLAFLQREEIPYLVSGKEKVDLVEAFNKLYKVLNVRCILTSSGGKFAGALIRENLLDEINILFNPAVYGGFQTPTLFNSPDINPPHILPNQLRYIESLVLESGCIWLRYEVIKN; this is encoded by the coding sequence TTGAGCAGACCAAAAGTGATATTGCAGGTGACGGCATCCATCGACGGCAGAATTTCCCTGATGCCCAACACCACCATGTTTTCCCCCATCGATGAGTCATTGAAACCATTTACAATCAGTGATAAAGACTGGAAATATTTTGATGAAAAGGTAAAATCTTTGCACAAAATTGATTGCTATCTGGAAGGGAGCAACATGTTGGTGGCTGAGAATGATAAACTCAGAGAATTGCCCGAATTCCCTGGTGACACCAAAAATCTTTACAAGGATTACCTGCCGGAGAGCATTGTCCGGCGGGAAGGTCGCATCACCTGGACTTCTGTGGTTGATGGTCGGGGAAGATTTCGGAATGGCTATAAAGCCTATCAGGATAATCCTGAATCGTATATGCTGCATCTGACCAGTCAAAGTGCTCCGGCAGAATATCTGGCTTTTTTGCAAAGAGAGGAAATTCCTTATCTCGTCAGCGGAAAAGAAAAAGTGGATCTGGTTGAGGCATTTAATAAACTTTATAAAGTCCTGAATGTAAGGTGTATATTAACTTCCTCAGGCGGAAAATTCGCCGGTGCATTGATTCGTGAGAATCTTTTGGATGAAATAAATATTCTGTTTAATCCTGCCGTTTATGGTGGTTTTCAAACACCAACGCTCTTTAACTCGCCGGATATAAATCCACCCCACATTTTGCCAAACCAATTGAGATATATCGAATCACTAGTACTGGAAAGTGGTTGTATTTGGCTGAGATATGAGGTGATTAAAAATTGA
- a CDS encoding DUF5597 domain-containing protein, translated as MKKLIISLIILISASIFKVSAQNDIPHLESKGNQKYLVVEGKPFIVLGGELGNSSFTSMEYMKPIWPKLKQMNLNTILAPVYWELIEPKEGQFDFKLLDELIVEARKQEIRIVLLWFGSWKNSMSSHLPAWIKQNQTKHPRAKDEKGQSQEILTPFSENNLQADIKAFTALMKHLKTFDAQAQTVIMVQPENEIGMLPSARDYHPLANELFMKDVPAELTDYLKKNKENLVPEFLNVWRKNGFKTKGNWNEIFGEGYHTDELFMAWNFAKFTGKLAAAGKAAYPLPMFVNAALIRAGKIPGEYPSAGPLPHLMDIWKAGAPAIDFLSPDFYTPDFEHWCNLYVRQNNTLFVPEHRFDVTVGAKSLFAIGHYEAIGFSPFSIESTSNPEKEEIGKAYQLINQLSPMLAQYRGQGLIDGVLLEKDKVLSTVVLGDYEFSFKNSYSLGWEAGATKSEWDSGGALIIQTGKNEFYIAGSGIVVTFKNWKKREKTVGILKNEEGVFENGDWKVIRHLNGDQTHQGRHLRISHGDYSIQRLELYDYE; from the coding sequence ATGAAAAAGTTAATCATAAGTCTGATAATCCTGATATCGGCATCCATCTTCAAGGTTTCGGCACAAAATGACATTCCACATCTGGAGAGCAAAGGCAATCAGAAGTATCTGGTGGTAGAAGGCAAGCCATTTATAGTTTTGGGTGGAGAGCTGGGCAATTCCTCTTTTACGAGCATGGAATACATGAAACCAATATGGCCTAAGCTTAAACAAATGAACCTCAACACCATTCTGGCTCCGGTGTATTGGGAACTCATAGAACCCAAAGAGGGTCAGTTTGATTTCAAATTGCTCGATGAGCTCATTGTCGAAGCCAGAAAGCAGGAAATCAGGATAGTTTTGCTTTGGTTTGGTTCCTGGAAAAACAGCATGTCGAGTCATTTGCCGGCATGGATCAAACAAAATCAGACCAAACACCCTAGAGCCAAAGACGAAAAAGGCCAAAGCCAGGAAATACTGACGCCTTTTAGTGAAAATAATCTTCAGGCCGACATTAAAGCCTTTACTGCTTTGATGAAACATTTAAAAACCTTTGACGCTCAGGCCCAAACGGTTATCATGGTTCAGCCTGAAAACGAGATTGGCATGTTGCCATCGGCAAGAGATTACCATCCACTGGCCAATGAGCTTTTTATGAAAGACGTTCCTGCCGAATTGACCGATTATCTCAAAAAGAACAAAGAAAATTTAGTGCCAGAATTTTTGAATGTATGGCGGAAAAACGGTTTTAAAACCAAAGGAAATTGGAACGAGATATTTGGGGAAGGTTACCACACCGACGAATTATTTATGGCCTGGAATTTTGCAAAATTCACCGGGAAATTGGCGGCGGCAGGAAAGGCTGCTTATCCTTTGCCCATGTTTGTCAATGCCGCATTAATCAGAGCAGGAAAAATACCGGGAGAATACCCCAGTGCGGGACCTTTGCCGCATCTGATGGACATCTGGAAAGCAGGAGCTCCTGCGATTGATTTCCTTTCTCCCGACTTTTATACCCCGGATTTTGAGCACTGGTGCAATCTTTACGTGAGGCAAAACAATACCTTATTTGTGCCAGAACACCGTTTTGATGTCACAGTTGGGGCCAAGTCCTTGTTTGCCATCGGACATTATGAGGCCATTGGTTTTTCACCTTTTTCCATTGAATCGACATCAAATCCCGAAAAAGAAGAAATAGGAAAAGCGTATCAGCTGATCAATCAACTAAGCCCGATGCTGGCCCAATATCGCGGACAAGGACTGATAGATGGCGTATTACTGGAAAAAGACAAGGTACTTTCCACCGTGGTTTTGGGTGATTATGAGTTTTCTTTTAAAAACAGCTACAGTCTGGGTTGGGAAGCCGGAGCCACCAAATCGGAATGGGATTCGGGCGGAGCATTGATTATCCAGACCGGTAAAAATGAGTTTTATATTGCAGGATCGGGTATAGTGGTAACTTTCAAAAATTGGAAGAAAAGAGAAAAGACGGTGGGCATTTTAAAAAATGAAGAGGGCGTTTTCGAAAACGGAGACTGGAAAGTAATCAGACATCTCAATGGCGATCAAACCCACCAGGGCCGCCACCTCCGGATAAGTCACGGAGATTATTCCATCCAGAGGCTGGAACTGTATGATTATGAGTAG
- a CDS encoding DUF4332 domain-containing protein, translating into MGYYIDLEKLSIDDYRLKLESGYLPPSRMMLKDNLEERFAYFKTLGISNVKDLILLLKKKDKFSEFTRQDVFAGDYLTILLRELNSTLPKPNKLADFLEIRAGAVSNLEKIGISNTEKLYNKVLSKSDRQNLSQATGINMEDLLTLTKLADLSRIKWVGVTYAQMLYELGVDTVDKVSKSDPIDLHDRINRMIKEKNIFKGSIGLNDVKILIAAAGELPLDIEY; encoded by the coding sequence ATGGGCTACTATATTGACTTAGAAAAACTTTCCATCGATGATTATCGGTTAAAATTAGAATCTGGTTATTTACCGCCAAGCAGGATGATGCTTAAAGACAATCTGGAGGAACGATTTGCTTATTTTAAAACTTTGGGGATCAGTAATGTAAAGGACTTGATTCTCCTGCTAAAGAAAAAAGACAAGTTCAGTGAATTTACCAGGCAGGATGTTTTTGCCGGTGATTACTTAACCATTTTGTTGAGAGAATTAAACAGCACGCTTCCAAAACCCAATAAATTGGCTGACTTTTTAGAAATAAGGGCCGGAGCGGTAAGTAATTTAGAAAAAATTGGCATTTCAAATACAGAAAAACTATACAACAAAGTACTGAGTAAATCTGACAGACAAAATCTATCCCAAGCCACCGGGATTAATATGGAGGACCTTTTAACATTAACCAAATTGGCAGATTTGTCAAGAATAAAGTGGGTTGGAGTAACCTATGCCCAAATGCTTTATGAATTAGGGGTAGATACCGTAGATAAAGTTTCAAAGTCTGACCCGATAGATTTGCATGACCGAATAAACCGGATGATCAAAGAAAAGAACATTTTTAAAGGTTCAATCGGTCTCAATGACGTGAAAATATTAATTGCAGCTGCCGGAGAATTACCTTTGGATATTGAATATTGA
- a CDS encoding uracil-DNA glycosylase family protein — MTDKNQALIALFQNEFADFEDFSEFPVRVKLKCNCCESCQVDLSREASYTGILGDTNTDIMIVAESPSTKNGNGCFVGGSINNLLRSKDKNLKSLINFITNYDVKKRQPYFTDTIKCGLEKTREKEKLNPRKDNCIKKFLLKEIEIIQPKLIVCLGNHSYDILARLIRDSKISNGIELVKVHHYSNRASLTLTIEDKENIIWPIQFKMLNKNEALNKALTIKHLQEMINRIKNE; from the coding sequence GTGACGGATAAAAATCAAGCTTTAATTGCTTTATTTCAAAATGAGTTTGCAGACTTTGAGGATTTTTCTGAATTTCCAGTCAGAGTTAAATTAAAATGCAACTGTTGCGAATCTTGCCAGGTGGATTTAAGCAGAGAAGCTTCATACACCGGAATATTAGGTGATACCAATACTGATATTATGATAGTGGCAGAGTCGCCAAGTACTAAAAACGGGAATGGTTGCTTTGTGGGTGGTAGTATTAATAATCTTCTAAGAAGTAAAGACAAGAACCTTAAGAGTTTAATCAATTTTATCACGAATTATGATGTAAAGAAAAGGCAGCCTTATTTTACGGATACAATAAAATGTGGACTTGAGAAAACTAGAGAAAAGGAAAAACTAAATCCACGAAAAGACAACTGCATAAAGAAATTTCTACTTAAAGAAATTGAAATAATACAACCAAAACTTATTGTTTGTTTGGGTAATCATAGTTATGATATATTAGCACGGCTTATAAGGGATAGCAAAATTAGCAATGGCATTGAACTTGTTAAAGTACATCATTACAGCAATCGGGCTTCGCTCACATTAACTATTGAAGATAAAGAGAATATTATTTGGCCTATTCAGTTTAAAATGCTAAATAAAAATGAGGCATTAAATAAGGCATTAACCATCAAACATCTACAAGAGATGATAAATAGAATAAAAAATGAGTGA
- a CDS encoding VOC family protein, whose translation MALINPHINFNGNAEEAFNFYKSVFGGEFAKIMRFKDLASEEFPVPEHEANKIMHIALPIGKNVLMANDVPEILGKTNENENRSKISISAESREEADHLFNGLSAGDQIEMPMEDSPWGSYFGMFRDKYGIEWMVDFDSNYKGEI comes from the coding sequence ATGGCACTTATCAATCCTCATATCAATTTCAATGGCAATGCCGAGGAAGCATTCAACTTTTACAAATCGGTATTTGGCGGGGAGTTCGCAAAAATTATGCGTTTCAAAGATCTGGCCAGTGAGGAATTTCCTGTGCCCGAGCATGAAGCCAATAAAATAATGCACATTGCCTTACCCATCGGCAAAAACGTTTTGATGGCCAATGACGTCCCTGAGATTTTGGGCAAAACCAATGAAAACGAGAACAGGTCTAAAATCTCAATCAGTGCCGAAAGCAGAGAAGAAGCCGACCATTTGTTCAACGGTCTCTCGGCAGGCGACCAAATCGAAATGCCGATGGAAGACAGCCCCTGGGGTTCATACTTCGGTATGTTTAGAGACAAATACGGCATCGAATGGATGGTAGATTTCGACTCAAATTACAAAGGAGAAATATAA
- a CDS encoding nuclear transport factor 2 family protein: MTFKKILLYTIAILFSGYLQAQSTFTQKQQQVQQAIVKMFEDLSNRDAASLRLDCTPDVTFYEYGQVWNIDTLVFKAITLNKAGDFKRINSFDFIDTEVNSKMAWVSYRLSSAITRDGKPTNIQWLESAVLIRQKRFWKVKHLHSTLIKRI, translated from the coding sequence ATGACATTCAAAAAAATACTTCTTTATACTATTGCCATTTTGTTTTCGGGCTATTTGCAGGCTCAGTCAACATTTACCCAAAAACAGCAACAGGTACAGCAAGCTATAGTAAAAATGTTTGAAGATTTGTCCAATCGCGATGCTGCCAGCCTCCGGCTGGATTGCACACCTGATGTCACGTTTTACGAGTATGGGCAGGTCTGGAATATAGATACCTTGGTTTTCAAAGCCATCACCCTCAATAAAGCCGGCGATTTTAAACGCATCAATTCCTTTGACTTCATTGATACCGAAGTGAATAGCAAAATGGCATGGGTTAGCTACAGGCTCAGCTCGGCAATCACCCGTGATGGCAAACCTACCAACATTCAATGGCTCGAGTCAGCAGTCTTAATCAGACAGAAAAGATTTTGGAAGGTAAAACACCTGCACTCCACATTAATAAAAAGGATTTAG
- a CDS encoding SAM-dependent DNA methyltransferase, translated as MSDVVNKLWGFCHTLRHEGIDYNDYIEQLSFLLFLKMADEKEVHLTEKYNWQALKELSGGDLMDHYTDTLRELAKEQGLLGEIFTQAQNRFNNPVSLKKLLNLIEEDEWTSMDVDVKGAAFEGLLEKAASEGKKGAGQYFTPRPLIQSMVRLMKPDPRGKSSFTISDPSCGTGGFLVSAYEWLMHECKGAFPREDVKRISEKTYYGQELVARPRRLALMNMYLHGVTPKIKLGDTIYNTPDSTRFDVVLANPPFGTKGANQVPERDDFTVETSNKQLNFVQHIMSTLKTGGRAAIVLPDNVLFEDKAGEVFEILMQDCNLHTILRLPRGTFTPYAQGVKANVIFLQKGLPTDKVWIYDNRSNIEGITKKDRPLNEKHFEEFEKCYGSDPNGGSKRKDQGESGRFRCFTLEEVKKRNYKLDLTWLKDDSVEDSDNLPEPNELATEAISELEAVVDDLKEILNLLESDGE; from the coding sequence ATGAGTGATGTAGTAAACAAACTATGGGGCTTTTGCCATACCCTTCGCCACGAAGGAATTGACTATAACGATTATATAGAACAATTGTCGTTTTTGTTGTTTCTGAAAATGGCAGACGAAAAAGAAGTGCATTTAACCGAAAAATATAATTGGCAAGCACTGAAAGAATTAAGTGGTGGCGATTTAATGGACCACTACACAGACACACTTCGTGAACTTGCAAAAGAACAAGGACTATTAGGTGAAATTTTCACTCAAGCACAAAACCGTTTCAACAATCCTGTAAGTTTGAAAAAGTTACTCAACCTTATTGAAGAAGATGAATGGACTTCAATGGACGTTGACGTGAAAGGTGCTGCCTTCGAAGGTTTACTGGAAAAAGCAGCAAGCGAAGGAAAGAAAGGAGCTGGACAATATTTTACTCCACGACCATTAATACAAAGTATGGTTAGGTTAATGAAACCTGACCCCAGAGGTAAAAGTTCATTCACTATCTCTGACCCAAGTTGCGGAACTGGTGGCTTTTTGGTTTCTGCTTATGAGTGGCTAATGCATGAATGTAAAGGAGCATTCCCCCGTGAAGATGTGAAACGTATTAGTGAAAAAACATATTACGGGCAAGAGTTGGTTGCAAGACCAAGGCGGCTTGCACTCATGAATATGTATTTACATGGCGTAACTCCTAAAATAAAATTAGGTGATACTATTTACAATACACCCGACAGCACTCGATTTGATGTCGTCTTAGCCAATCCTCCATTTGGAACAAAAGGAGCAAACCAAGTCCCCGAAAGAGATGATTTCACGGTAGAAACCAGCAACAAGCAGTTGAACTTTGTTCAACATATCATGAGCACATTGAAAACTGGTGGTAGGGCAGCTATAGTTTTACCAGACAATGTTTTGTTCGAAGATAAAGCAGGAGAAGTATTTGAAATATTAATGCAGGATTGCAACCTGCACACTATTTTACGTTTACCAAGAGGAACATTTACACCGTATGCACAAGGAGTAAAAGCAAATGTAATTTTCTTACAAAAAGGATTACCAACCGATAAGGTTTGGATTTACGATAATCGCAGTAACATAGAAGGCATTACCAAGAAAGACAGACCGCTTAATGAAAAGCATTTTGAGGAGTTTGAAAAATGTTATGGCTCCGACCCTAATGGAGGCAGTAAAAGAAAAGACCAGGGAGAATCAGGTCGCTTCCGATGCTTTACATTAGAAGAAGTAAAAAAGCGTAATTATAAATTAGACCTTACTTGGCTAAAAGACGATAGCGTTGAAGATTCGGATAATTTGCCAGAGCCAAATGAATTAGCAACAGAAGCAATATCCGAATTGGAAGCTGTTGTTGATGATTTAAAAGAAATTTTAAACTTACTCGAAAGTGATGGAGAATAA